Proteins encoded by one window of Lathyrus oleraceus cultivar Zhongwan6 chromosome 1, CAAS_Psat_ZW6_1.0, whole genome shotgun sequence:
- the LOC127092762 gene encoding glyceraldehyde-3-phosphate dehydrogenase GAPCP1, chloroplastic-like, producing the protein WGRGAAQNIIPSSTGAAKAVGKVLPELNGKLTGMAFRVPTPNVSVVDLTCRLQKNASYEDVKAAIKHASEGQLKGILGYTDEDVVSNDFVGDSRSSIFDAKVGIGLSKSFVKLVSWYDNEWGYSNRVLDLVGHMALVGAHN; encoded by the exons TGGGGAAGAGGTGCAGCTCAAAATATAATTCCAAGTTCTACCGGTGCTGCAAAG GCTGTTGGAAAAGTTCTTCCCGAGCTAAATGGAAAACTCACTGGAATGGCCTTTCGTGTTCCTACTCCTAATGTTTCTGTTGTGGACTTAACCTGTCGGCTTCAAAAGAATGCCTCCTATGAAGATGTTAAAGCAGCAATAAA GCACGCTTCAGAGGGACAATTGAAGGGAATTCTTGGATACACAGATGAGGATGTTGTCTCTAATGACTTTGTTGGTGATTCAAG GTCGAGTATCTTTGATGCTAAGGTTGGGATTGGGCTTAGTAAGTCCTTTGTGAAGCTGGTCTCGTGGTATGACAATGAGTGGGGTTATAG CAACCGAGTGTTGGACCTTGTAGGGCACATGGCATTGGTGGGAGCCCACAATTGA